The Clostridioides sp. ES-S-0010-02 genome window below encodes:
- the galT gene encoding galactose-1-phosphate uridylyltransferase, translating to MRELRIDPITNDVVIFATDRLKRPLDTIDVPNDEEETNEYDEGCPFCKGNEAYATDTLFEIKGDEGWLVKSIYNKFPIIDDLARDIYGIHEVMIESNKHNSSFYNMNQKEFEDVFFMYRNRFKDLSKDDKVEYVSIFKNFLRKAGASLMHPHAQILSMSFIPPEITNELLVSKEYYDSNKSSLYNDLVENEISLNKRVVYNGDAFLVIIPYATKYSGEVRVIFKDNIKFDELTDNNVKEISMIFEKLFKKLYNINGYMPFNLCIHTHPTKIETKSYFNVHMHIIPRKYNLGGFELGTNMYVSSMNPEELTKKLKFD from the coding sequence ATGAGAGAATTAAGAATAGATCCAATTACTAATGATGTTGTTATATTTGCTACTGATAGGCTGAAAAGACCATTAGATACAATTGATGTACCAAATGATGAAGAAGAAACGAATGAATACGATGAAGGATGCCCATTTTGTAAGGGAAATGAAGCTTATGCAACAGATACACTATTTGAAATAAAAGGTGATGAAGGTTGGCTTGTAAAATCTATATATAATAAATTTCCTATAATTGATGATTTGGCAAGAGATATATATGGTATTCATGAGGTAATGATAGAAAGCAATAAACATAACAGCAGTTTTTACAATATGAATCAAAAAGAATTTGAAGATGTTTTTTTTATGTATAGAAATAGATTTAAAGATTTGTCGAAAGATGACAAAGTAGAATATGTGAGTATTTTTAAAAATTTCTTGAGAAAGGCTGGAGCATCTTTGATGCATCCACATGCTCAAATACTATCTATGTCTTTTATTCCACCTGAAATTACAAATGAATTGTTGGTTTCAAAAGAGTATTATGATAGTAATAAAAGCTCTTTGTATAATGACTTGGTAGAAAATGAAATAAGTTTAAATAAAAGAGTGGTTTATAATGGAGACGCTTTTTTAGTGATTATACCATATGCAACTAAGTACAGTGGAGAAGTAAGAGTAATATTTAAAGACAACATAAAGTTTGATGAATTAACAGATAATAATGTAAAAGAGATTTCTATGATATTCGAAAAGTTATTTAAAAAATTATATAATATAAATGGGTATATGCCATTTAACTTATGTATCCATACTCATCCAACAAAAATTGAAACAAAATCATACTTTAATGTCCATATGCACATAATACCAAGAAAGTATAACCTTGGAGGATTTGAACTTGGAACAAATATGTATGTTTCTTCAATGAATCCTGAAGAATTAACAAAAAAATTAAAATTTGATTAA
- a CDS encoding undecaprenyl-diphosphate phosphatase yields METFSLLEVFKAVILGIVQGITEWLPVSSTGHMILVDEFIKLNFSSTFINTFLVVIQFGSILAVLVIFFRKLNPFDSAKNTKQKKETVRLWLKVIIAVIPSGVIGILFEDDIDRLFFNSTVVAIALIVYGIIMIGLENRNKRPKYKDFSQVTYKLALCIGLFQCLALIPGTSRSGSTIIGAVLLGTSRYVAAEFSFFLAIPTMLGASALKLLKAGFGFTGFEWLILGVGSVVAFIVSIVVIKFFMDYIKKHDFKVFGYYRIILGIVVLGYFFLF; encoded by the coding sequence TTGGAAACATTTAGTTTGCTTGAAGTTTTTAAAGCAGTCATTTTGGGAATAGTTCAAGGAATTACAGAATGGCTACCAGTAAGTAGTACAGGGCATATGATATTAGTTGATGAATTTATAAAATTGAATTTTTCATCTACATTTATAAATACATTTTTAGTTGTAATTCAATTTGGTTCAATATTGGCTGTACTTGTTATATTTTTTAGGAAGTTAAATCCTTTTGATAGTGCAAAAAATACTAAACAAAAAAAAGAAACAGTTCGCTTATGGCTTAAGGTTATAATTGCAGTTATACCATCTGGAGTTATTGGTATACTGTTTGAGGATGATATAGACAGATTATTCTTCAATTCAACAGTAGTTGCAATTGCTCTTATTGTATATGGTATAATAATGATAGGACTTGAAAATAGAAATAAAAGACCAAAATATAAAGATTTTTCTCAAGTTACATATAAACTAGCTCTTTGTATAGGTTTATTCCAATGTCTAGCTCTTATTCCAGGTACATCTAGATCTGGTTCAACTATAATCGGTGCAGTATTACTTGGTACTTCTAGATACGTAGCAGCAGAATTTTCATTCTTCTTAGCTATTCCTACAATGCTTGGAGCTAGTGCATTAAAACTTTTAAAAGCTGGGTTTGGATTTACTGGATTTGAATGGCTTATTTTAGGTGTTGGCTCTGTAGTAGCTTTTATAGTTTCAATCGTAGTTATTAAGTTTTTTATGGATTATATCAAAAAACACGATTTCAAAGTCTTTGGCTATTATAGAATAATTTTGGGTATAGTTGTTCTTGGTTATTTCTTTTTATTCTAG
- a CDS encoding UvrD-helicase domain-containing protein — MSQYININSQLDALKLKEFEKVFYENINKDVKVVPKVTPFKGINTDLLYVKDGKILFIKFMDTTEDIYFILEEELLEVMHEEYELLKLKMGQKNRNISYNYVYIMPYVEVDEAYEFEEFVNNNIIDKNKLQDIMASASLDEYLKEKNDEINLNLFLLDICSEYYIINDTLHLNEKFKKISFYNDDYKYTATMMEEIQIKDAISIKYGNTLIEGGSGIGKTANMLSRAIKLAKVYPHHKLLIFTHTKQLCNELRERIELLYKDNNNLEVHTFSSFIFKLAKKYNLIIDYNMLKNDYEKTFNNLVKQAQNIIKNKNMFKAIFIDEAESFLDYEIDFIREFLYKTKFIFNVYSCNSLNIFNRLNIFRKLYSNIEFDDKIILNKNYRQAKEIVDFTNNFSNNSNAYINELRPNTKFNTFFNTKALRGGNKSVDIIKVSDLDDQISSVIWEIEYLISKKGLDYSEVAIVYPYNKKKLKSGKTIYFQYMLKKALEEAQIPYICAEDNLTNISKKIGTTIANIYTIKNLEYKAIIICELEMLYNQTINDTEQDYQVNDFVGDLNKVYLAMSRATDYLSIVTTFNEDASDIIRIITESKEDRE, encoded by the coding sequence GTGAGCCAATACATAAATATAAACTCTCAGTTAGACGCCCTGAAATTGAAAGAATTCGAGAAAGTATTTTACGAAAATATCAATAAGGACGTTAAAGTAGTGCCAAAAGTTACTCCTTTTAAAGGAATAAATACTGACTTGTTGTATGTAAAAGATGGAAAAATTTTATTTATAAAATTTATGGATACAACAGAAGACATATATTTTATTTTGGAAGAAGAGTTACTTGAAGTTATGCATGAGGAATATGAGCTTTTGAAACTAAAAATGGGACAAAAGAATAGAAATATAAGCTATAACTATGTTTACATTATGCCATATGTTGAAGTAGACGAAGCTTATGAGTTTGAAGAATTTGTGAATAATAATATAATAGATAAAAATAAGCTTCAAGATATAATGGCTAGTGCTTCACTGGATGAATATCTTAAGGAAAAAAATGATGAAATAAATTTAAATTTATTTTTATTAGATATATGTTCAGAATACTATATAATAAATGACACACTTCACCTAAACGAAAAATTTAAAAAAATTTCCTTCTATAATGATGACTATAAGTATACAGCAACTATGATGGAAGAAATTCAAATTAAAGATGCTATTTCTATTAAATATGGAAATACACTTATTGAAGGCGGTTCTGGTATAGGAAAAACGGCAAATATGCTTTCTAGAGCTATAAAACTGGCAAAAGTATATCCACATCATAAGTTACTAATATTTACACATACAAAACAACTATGTAATGAACTTCGAGAAAGAATAGAATTATTATATAAAGACAATAACAATTTAGAAGTTCATACATTTAGTTCCTTTATATTTAAATTAGCTAAAAAATATAATCTAATTATTGACTATAATATGTTAAAAAATGATTATGAAAAAACATTTAATAATCTTGTAAAGCAAGCACAAAACATTATAAAGAATAAAAATATGTTTAAGGCGATTTTTATTGATGAAGCAGAAAGTTTTTTAGATTATGAAATAGATTTTATAAGAGAGTTTTTATATAAAACAAAATTCATATTTAATGTGTATTCTTGTAACTCTTTAAATATCTTTAATAGACTAAATATATTTAGGAAACTATACAGCAATATAGAGTTTGATGATAAAATAATATTAAATAAAAATTATAGGCAAGCTAAAGAAATTGTTGATTTTACAAATAATTTTTCCAATAATTCTAACGCTTATATTAATGAATTAAGACCTAATACAAAGTTTAATACTTTTTTTAATACAAAAGCACTTAGAGGTGGTAATAAGTCGGTTGATATAATAAAAGTAAGTGATTTAGATGACCAAATAAGTTCTGTAATATGGGAAATCGAATATTTAATAAGCAAAAAAGGTCTTGATTATTCTGAAGTTGCTATTGTATATCCTTATAATAAGAAGAAATTAAAAAGTGGAAAAACTATTTATTTTCAATACATGTTAAAAAAGGCATTAGAAGAAGCACAAATTCCTTATATATGTGCAGAAGATAACTTAACAAACATAAGTAAGAAGATAGGAACGACAATAGCAAATATATATACAATAAAGAATTTAGAATATAAAGCGATAATAATATGTGAGTTAGAAATGTTGTATAATCAAACAATAAATGATACAGAGCAAGATTATCAAGTAAATGACTTTGTAGGTGATTTAAATAAGGTTTATTTGGCTATGAGCAGGGCCACTGACTATCTAAGTATAGTAACAACCTTTAATGAAGATGCAAGTGATATAATAAGAATTATTACAGAATCAAAAGAAGATAGGGAATAA
- a CDS encoding MarR family transcriptional regulator, with amino-acid sequence MKYVVKDTISFLVKTFPKIYSSLYLEDLKKFAPDYNVNKTQLRALVFIRNYGVISMTDLCSKLNIEKGSLTSMVDDLTEKKYVTRKRDLVDRRKYLIDITEEGDKIASDFMDKLSDGLEEKLSRLTEEDRKNYLGAINTLQYILNKDEFR; translated from the coding sequence ATGAAATACGTAGTAAAAGATACTATAAGTTTTTTGGTAAAAACATTTCCGAAGATTTATTCTAGCTTATATTTAGAAGACCTAAAAAAATTCGCACCAGACTATAATGTAAATAAAACACAATTAAGAGCATTAGTATTTATAAGAAATTATGGAGTAATAAGCATGACTGATTTATGCTCTAAATTAAATATAGAAAAAGGCAGTCTAACTAGTATGGTAGATGATTTAACAGAAAAGAAATATGTAACAAGAAAAAGAGATTTAGTTGATAGAAGAAAGTATTTAATTGATATTACAGAAGAAGGAGATAAGATAGCTTCTGATTTTATGGATAAATTGAGTGATGGATTAGAAGAGAAGCTTTCTAGACTAACTGAAGAAGATAGAAAGAACTATCTAGGAGCAATAAATACTCTTCAATATATATTAAATAAAGACGAATTTAGATAG
- a CDS encoding adenylosuccinate lyase yields the protein MIDNKYTTYSNPLTDRYCSKDMSYIFSPQFKFSTWRRLWVALAEGEHELGINITEEQLDELRANIDNINFDEARKIEKEVRHDVMSHVKAYGLQCEKAKGIIHLGATSAYVGDNTDVVQMNEALKLLRVKLVNLINNLKEFALKYKDMPALGFTHFQAAQLTTVGKRACLWAQDLILDLEDLNYRIDNMKLRGVKGTTGTQASFLSLFEGDHEKVKELDKKICNKMGYSSSYAVSGQTYTRKLDYQVISVLSGIAQSMHKMTNDIRLLQSLKELEEPFEKNQIGSSAMAYKRNPMRSERIASLSKYIISESISPAMVQATQWLERTLDDSANKRLAIPQAFMAADAILEIGINVTDGLVVYENMINKRVNEELPFMATETILMEAVKRGGDRQELHEIIREYSMKAAYRVKHEGKDNNLIELIMNDDSFKMSKEEILSIMDPKNFIGRAPEQVVEFVNEVVEPAIKDYKEDLGKVDVDLRV from the coding sequence ATGATAGATAACAAATATACTACGTACTCAAATCCGCTTACAGATAGATACTGTAGTAAAGATATGAGTTATATATTTTCTCCACAATTTAAATTTTCTACATGGAGAAGATTATGGGTTGCTCTTGCTGAAGGCGAGCATGAGTTAGGAATCAATATAACTGAAGAACAATTAGATGAGTTAAGAGCTAATATAGATAATATAAATTTTGATGAAGCTAGAAAAATAGAAAAAGAAGTAAGACATGATGTAATGTCTCATGTAAAAGCGTATGGTTTACAATGTGAAAAAGCTAAAGGAATCATTCATTTAGGAGCAACATCTGCTTATGTTGGAGATAATACAGATGTTGTACAAATGAATGAAGCTCTAAAACTTTTAAGAGTAAAGCTTGTAAATTTGATAAACAACTTAAAAGAATTTGCACTTAAGTATAAGGATATGCCAGCTCTTGGTTTTACGCACTTTCAAGCAGCACAACTTACAACAGTAGGGAAAAGAGCTTGTTTGTGGGCTCAAGATTTAATTCTTGATTTAGAAGACTTAAATTATAGAATAGACAATATGAAATTAAGAGGAGTTAAAGGGACTACTGGGACTCAAGCAAGTTTTTTAAGTTTATTTGAAGGAGACCATGAAAAAGTAAAAGAGTTAGATAAGAAAATCTGTAACAAAATGGGATATAGTTCTTCTTATGCAGTAAGTGGACAAACATACACTAGAAAGCTGGACTATCAAGTAATAAGTGTATTATCAGGAATAGCTCAAAGTATGCATAAAATGACTAATGACATAAGACTTTTACAAAGTCTAAAAGAATTAGAAGAGCCATTTGAAAAAAATCAAATAGGTTCATCAGCAATGGCTTATAAAAGAAATCCAATGAGAAGTGAAAGAATAGCTTCTTTATCTAAATATATAATATCTGAATCTATAAGCCCTGCAATGGTACAGGCTACTCAATGGTTAGAGAGAACATTAGATGACTCAGCCAATAAAAGATTAGCTATACCTCAAGCTTTTATGGCAGCAGATGCTATACTTGAAATAGGTATAAATGTAACTGATGGGTTAGTAGTATATGAAAATATGATAAATAAACGTGTAAATGAAGAACTTCCTTTTATGGCTACAGAAACAATACTTATGGAAGCTGTAAAAAGAGGTGGAGATAGACAGGAATTACATGAGATAATAAGAGAATATTCTATGAAAGCTGCTTATAGAGTTAAACATGAAGGTAAAGATAATAATTTAATTGAGCTTATAATGAATGATGATTCATTTAAAATGAGTAAGGAAGAAATATTATCTATAATGGACCCAAAAAACTTTATAGGTAGAGCTCCAGAACAAGTTGTAGAATTTGTAAATGAAGTTGTAGAACCAGCTATAAAAGATTATAAAGAAGATTTAGGAAAAGTAGATGTGGATTTAAGAGTGTAA
- a CDS encoding exonuclease domain-containing protein: MEYIIFDLEFNQGFDKKLNKTVSNEKCPFEIIQIGAIKLDSKFNIVDTFNSYIKPTLYKAMHPFISRMTNIKDSDFNDSPTFPEVYNNFIKFIASHDPILCVWGVGDLKELYRNINYHKLASDILPKSYINIQQHASKYFNNPAGKSIGLQNAISILELDEKMSYHNALNDAYYTAKVFIKIYNPSIVPDIYVYTNIKSKSIKYSNKKRVDYDKLFDEFKKILNRDLTKDEKKIINLAYNMGKTNQFELENSKQRKNK, translated from the coding sequence ATGGAATACATAATTTTCGATTTGGAATTCAACCAAGGATTTGACAAAAAACTCAATAAAACTGTGTCCAATGAAAAATGTCCTTTTGAAATTATACAAATAGGAGCAATTAAACTGGATTCTAAATTTAATATAGTAGATACATTTAATAGCTATATTAAACCTACACTATACAAGGCAATGCACCCTTTTATTAGTCGTATGACCAATATTAAAGACTCTGATTTTAACGATTCACCTACTTTTCCTGAGGTTTACAACAATTTCATAAAATTCATAGCATCACACGACCCTATACTATGTGTTTGGGGGGTTGGAGATTTAAAGGAGTTATACAGAAATATCAATTATCATAAGCTAGCATCAGATATTTTACCTAAGTCTTATATTAATATTCAACAACATGCATCTAAATATTTTAATAATCCAGCAGGAAAAAGTATTGGCTTGCAAAATGCTATTTCTATATTGGAACTTGATGAAAAAATGTCTTATCACAACGCTTTAAATGATGCATATTATACAGCGAAGGTTTTTATTAAGATATATAATCCAAGCATAGTACCTGATATATATGTGTATACAAATATTAAATCTAAATCTATAAAGTATTCTAATAAAAAAAGAGTTGACTATGATAAATTATTTGATGAGTTTAAGAAAATTCTAAATCGTGATTTGACTAAAGATGAGAAAAAAATTATTAATTTAGCTTACAACATGGGAAAAACAAATCAATTTGAATTAGAAAACTCTAAGCAAAGAAAAAATAAGTGA
- a CDS encoding tyrosine-type recombinase/integrase — MYSTKILDDYEYETFNVFSTKLNPNTKHDYLSKVMLFKEFLKGKELIYVTKEDCKNFVDYIQTKYAKSTCEKIYSYLHSFYNFLKKEGYIDINPFRHVEKPTVTRIKTKDDVLSIQEINKLIGILPKLNIRDRVIIVCLVTTGCLLNELVSLKWKDLMVDENDNSYVRLGKGRKERVVKLHPYFFRLLEDYRNYSGLPEVIIPNDDFIFTTQKSNSITDRNVRLIVKKALDLAGLSQYSARDFRHSFAAISLRLGADESDVKNQLGWSDKYYAIRYKYVLNFVDSEIVDYLIEKDNLDINKKY; from the coding sequence ATGTATAGTACGAAAATATTGGATGATTATGAGTATGAAACTTTTAATGTTTTTTCTACAAAATTAAACCCAAATACAAAACACGATTATTTATCAAAGGTTATGTTATTTAAAGAGTTTCTAAAAGGAAAGGAATTAATTTATGTAACAAAAGAAGATTGTAAAAATTTTGTGGACTATATACAAACCAAATATGCAAAATCAACTTGTGAAAAGATATATAGTTATTTACATAGTTTTTACAACTTCTTAAAAAAAGAAGGATATATAGATATAAATCCATTTAGACATGTAGAAAAACCAACAGTAACTAGAATAAAGACAAAGGATGATGTTTTAAGCATACAGGAAATAAATAAGCTTATAGGTATTTTGCCAAAACTGAATATAAGAGATAGAGTGATAATAGTCTGTCTAGTTACTACTGGGTGTTTATTAAATGAATTAGTTAGCTTAAAGTGGAAAGACCTTATGGTAGATGAAAACGATAACTCGTATGTTAGACTAGGAAAGGGAAGAAAAGAGAGAGTAGTAAAGTTACATCCATACTTTTTTAGGCTTTTAGAAGACTACAGAAACTATTCTGGACTTCCAGAAGTAATAATACCTAATGATGATTTTATTTTTACAACTCAAAAAAGCAATTCTATAACAGATAGAAATGTCAGATTGATAGTAAAAAAAGCATTAGATTTAGCAGGACTTTCTCAATATTCAGCAAGAGACTTTAGACATTCATTTGCAGCAATAAGTTTAAGACTTGGGGCAGATGAGAGTGACGTAAAAAATCAACTTGGCTGGAGTGATAAATACTATGCAATTAGGTATAAATATGTATTGAATTTTGTTGATAGCGAGATTGTGGATTATTTAATTGAAAAAGATAATCTAGATATAAATAAAAAATATTAG
- a CDS encoding pyridoxal phosphate-dependent aminotransferase produces the protein MNYSNRVSAMQASPIRKLVPFAQAAKDKGIKVYHLNIGQPDIKTPQGFFDAVKNFDSEVLEYATSEGIPELLEALQNYYKTYNMDFEKDELLVTNGGSEALLFTMMAVCDPGDNLLVPEPFYTNYNGFGQCVNVEVNAVTTKAENGFHLPSKEEIASKVDDRTKAIILSNPGNPTGAIYTKEELNILAEIAKEKNLWIIADEVYREFVYDGLEYTSCGNLEGVQDRVIIIDSVSKRYSACGARIGSIACKNKGLIAQILKLCQGRLCVPTLEQIGAVELYKTPASYFKEVNEEYKKRRDVLYNELMKVEGVICKKPTGAFYIVAKLPVENAEDFTIWMLKEFSKNNETVMVCPAEGFYATPGLGRDEIRLAYILNETDLHRAATLLKEGLEQYVALHK, from the coding sequence ATGAATTATTCAAACAGAGTTAGTGCAATGCAAGCCTCTCCAATCAGAAAACTTGTTCCATTTGCACAAGCAGCAAAAGATAAAGGAATCAAAGTATATCACTTAAATATAGGTCAACCAGACATAAAAACTCCTCAAGGGTTTTTTGATGCTGTTAAAAACTTTGATAGCGAAGTTTTAGAATATGCTACTTCTGAAGGTATTCCAGAATTATTAGAAGCACTTCAAAATTACTACAAAACTTACAACATGGATTTTGAAAAAGATGAATTATTAGTGACTAATGGTGGTAGTGAGGCTTTACTTTTCACTATGATGGCTGTTTGTGACCCAGGAGATAATTTATTAGTTCCAGAACCATTCTATACTAACTACAATGGATTTGGTCAATGTGTAAACGTGGAAGTTAATGCTGTTACAACAAAAGCAGAAAACGGTTTCCACCTTCCATCAAAAGAAGAAATAGCTTCTAAGGTAGATGATAGAACTAAAGCTATAATTCTTTCTAACCCAGGAAATCCAACTGGTGCAATTTATACAAAAGAAGAACTTAATATCCTAGCTGAAATAGCTAAAGAAAAAAATCTATGGATAATAGCAGACGAAGTTTATAGAGAATTTGTTTATGATGGACTTGAGTATACTAGCTGTGGTAACTTAGAAGGTGTACAAGACAGAGTTATAATAATAGACAGTGTTTCTAAGAGATACAGTGCTTGTGGTGCTAGAATTGGTTCTATCGCTTGTAAAAATAAAGGTCTTATAGCTCAAATACTTAAATTGTGTCAAGGAAGACTTTGTGTTCCTACATTAGAACAAATAGGAGCTGTTGAATTATACAAAACTCCAGCTTCTTACTTCAAAGAGGTTAATGAAGAATACAAAAAAAGAAGAGACGTATTATACAATGAATTAATGAAAGTTGAAGGTGTTATATGTAAAAAACCAACTGGTGCATTCTATATAGTTGCTAAATTACCAGTTGAAAATGCAGAAGATTTCACAATCTGGATGTTAAAAGAGTTCAGTAAAAATAATGAAACTGTTATGGTTTGCCCTGCTGAAGGATTCTATGCTACTCCAGGTTTAGGACGTGACGAAATAAGATTAGCTTACATCCTAAATGAAACTGACCTTCATAGAGCTGCTACATTATTAAAAGAAGGTTTAGAGCAATATGTAGCTTTACACAAATAA
- the xth gene encoding exodeoxyribonuclease III, whose translation MKFISWNVNGIRACVGKGFLDFFRDIDADIFCLQETKLQEGQIELDLPGYFQYWNYAERKGYSGTAIFTKKEPLKVMYGINIEEHDKEGRVITLEFEDFYFITVYTPNSQSELKRLEYRTRWEDDFIDYLVKLDNHKPVIVCGDMNVAHKEIDLKNPKNNTKNAGFTKEEREKFSKLLDSGFIDTYRYFNPDKEGVYSWWSYRFNARKNNAGWRIDYFCASKKLEDRLTSANIHTEVLGSDHCPVELEIR comes from the coding sequence ATGAAATTTATATCGTGGAATGTCAATGGGATAAGAGCGTGTGTTGGGAAAGGATTTTTAGACTTTTTTAGAGATATTGATGCAGATATATTTTGCTTACAAGAGACTAAATTACAGGAAGGGCAAATAGAGTTAGATTTGCCAGGTTATTTTCAGTACTGGAATTATGCAGAGCGAAAAGGCTATTCAGGTACTGCTATATTTACAAAAAAAGAGCCTTTAAAAGTAATGTATGGAATAAATATAGAAGAACATGATAAGGAAGGTAGAGTTATAACTTTAGAATTTGAAGATTTTTATTTTATTACTGTATATACGCCAAATTCTCAATCTGAATTAAAGAGATTAGAATATAGAACTAGATGGGAAGATGACTTTATAGATTATTTAGTTAAATTAGATAATCATAAGCCTGTAATAGTGTGTGGAGATATGAATGTTGCACATAAAGAAATAGACTTAAAAAATCCTAAAAACAATACAAAGAACGCAGGTTTTACAAAAGAAGAAAGAGAAAAATTCTCTAAATTATTAGATAGTGGATTTATAGACACATATAGATACTTTAATCCTGATAAAGAAGGAGTGTATAGTTGGTGGTCATATAGATTTAATGCAAGAAAAAATAACGCTGGATGGAGAATCGATTATTTTTGTGCATCTAAAAAATTAGAAGATAGATTGACAAGTGCAAATATACATACTGAGGTATTGGGGTCAGACCATTGTCCAGTAGAATTAGAGATAAGATAG
- the lepB gene encoding signal peptidase I, with protein MSVKKEIFDWIKSIAMAIVLAFVILQFIRPSIVSGESMYPTLDDKDYLILNRISYKVGKPEKGDIVVFKTNLVDGDTGKKKDLIKRVIATEGDSIKISNSKVYVNGKLLTEPYIHNNYTSGDIDTVVPEGKLFAMGDNRENSNDSRSPDVGMVDEDEILGKVMVRLLPFDNIGKVS; from the coding sequence ATGAGTGTTAAAAAGGAAATATTTGATTGGATTAAGTCAATAGCCATGGCTATTGTACTTGCATTTGTAATATTACAATTTATAAGACCTTCTATTGTTAGTGGAGAATCAATGTATCCTACTTTAGATGATAAAGACTATCTAATTTTAAATAGAATATCATATAAAGTTGGTAAACCTGAAAAAGGTGATATTGTAGTTTTTAAAACTAATTTAGTTGATGGAGATACTGGAAAGAAAAAAGATTTAATAAAGAGAGTTATAGCTACTGAAGGTGACAGTATAAAAATATCAAATTCTAAAGTATATGTAAATGGCAAATTACTAACCGAACCATATATACATAATAATTATACTTCTGGAGATATAGACACAGTTGTTCCAGAAGGAAAGTTATTTGCAATGGGTGATAACAGAGAAAATAGTAATGATAGTAGATCCCCAGATGTAGGTATGGTTGATGAAGACGAAATTCTTGGTAAGGTCATGGTAAGGTTATTACCTTTTGATAATATTGGAAAAGTAAGTTAA